The Panthera leo isolate Ple1 chromosome D4, P.leo_Ple1_pat1.1, whole genome shotgun sequence nucleotide sequence GGAAATAATTAAACAGGAAGCACTCTGGGCCCCCTGCAGGGTTAAATGGTATCATTTGGGATGTCTTGGTGTTGGTAATTTTGCAAAATGGCAGGTTGGTTTTCAGTTTGGACACCAATTAAGAAGTGACTTTTCCTCACtgccatacccccccccccccttgcataGTAGAGCAGAAAACAACATAATGGGCACAAATTGCAAATTGCAGCTGGTCAGCACATGAACAAGGAAAGTATGTTTTTCTtacaaagttttccatttttatttatttttttcataacaaaaataaaatataagagtCACTTATCCTTGTTTCTAGGTGATGTAGCACAGTCCTCTCCCCTCTTCATTCCAAAGATTTGATGTTCATTGTCAATCACTCAGTAAAGTCCCATCCTGATGCGCATTGTTTGGGCAGTTTTGTGATGAGACTGGTGTGTAGGACCATCGAACAAATCTATGCTTATGAAGCAGTCATTTCCTAGGAGATCTGTGTGCACAGAGCCACAAGGTATGCTGCTTCCCCCTACTCTCACTAGGCAAAGCATTTCTGACTCACCAGAGTCTTCACAGCGACCTTCACATGCTTGTTTCTGAGACTGTAGATGATGGGGTTGAGCATGGGAGTCAGCACTCCATAGAAGAGGGATATAAGCTTGTCTGAAAGGTCCTGCTTATCTGCCCCCAGGGGGTCCTTGGATTTGGGCTTTGCGTACATGAAAAGAATGGTCCCATAGAAGATGACCACCACAGTGAGGTGGGCAGAGCAGGTAGAAAAGGCCTTTTTCCTCCCCTCAGCTGAAGGGATCCTCAGGATGGTAGCAATGATGAAGACATAAGAGACGGAGATGAACAGAACTGGGACCCCCAGGAAGATCACATTGGCCACCCCCATACTGATCACATTGATGGAGATGTCAGCACAGGCCAACTTCAGGACAGCCAGGATCTCACAGGTGAAGTGGTTGATGACATTGTCCCCACAGAAGGGTAATTGTACTGCAAGAGAGATCTGCACCAAGGAGTTGGCTCcaccagccacccaggagctgaTAGCCATGGGCACATAGACAGCCTTGCTCATGACCACAGGGTACCTAAGGGGGTTACAGATGGCCACGTAGCGATCAAATGCCATCATGCCCAGAAGCACACACTCTGTGGCTCCCATGGCAAAGGAGAGGAACATCTGCATGGCACAGCCTGAGAAGGAGATGGTTTTCCTGGGAGTGAGGAAGCCATCCAAGACGAGAGGGATGGAAGAGGTTGTGTAGCAGATGTCCAGGAAGGAGAGGTTccccaggaagaagtacatgggcgtgTGCAGGCGGGAGTCAAGGATGGTCACCAGGATGAGGACCCCATTGCCCAGCAGGATCACCAGGTACATCAACAGGATGAACACAAAAAACGTTTTCTCAAGCTTTGGCTGATCTGACAGCCCCAGCAAGACAAATCCCACTACAACAGATTGGTTGCCCACTtccattttaaattctctcttctaCCCTCAGGAAAACTGAGGACAGCAAGCACATGTTTATAGGGATCAATATGTGGGGATTTAAATGACaacttataattaaatttatCCTTTGGCATGCCAACTTATAATACTaacatttaaattacaaaaatcattGTCCACTGAAGTTACCTTAAAAGTCAGGATATGTCAAATCAAAAGCAGGAAGAGCAGACCCTGGAAACTTAATCAAATCATGATATATGATAGAATTTTAGACAGATGAATAGTGTTGACATACTTGAAGGAAGGGTCTACATGGGAACCATAAAAGAGGAACCCTGAAGTTGTACTGTAATGCATGGGTCCAGACCACTGATTGGCTCTTCTGGCCAGCCCTGCCTGCCTGTAATTGTCCCTGCAGTGTCCTTAGGGGCTTCCGGCTGTCATACTCAGTGGTGATAATCACTGACATCACTTCACTTACTCTAATCCTGTGCTTATACAATAATTTTCTGACAATAATTTGATGCCACATGGAGTCCTACACGGAGAGGATGTGATGAGCAGAGGCCAGGAACATTAGAATCTGCGTAGCATTTATATTTGTTACTTGATGCCTAGTTTATACTTCATTTCTCATGAGTTTGGTTGATCTTCCTTCATTGCACCGTCAATAGGGATTCTCTGGCTAATAGTTCATGGAGACCCTAACAAAAGCACTTCTACATCCCCCCTCTCTAACCATGGCCTTTGTCCACAGCATTGCAGTTTCCCTTAGTCTGTTCCAGCCCCCAGTGCTAGGGAGCAGGGGTAGAATCCAAGGACAAATGTCCTTCATGCCTCCCAGTGTGAGCATTTGTGACTCTATAAGCAAGCTCTATGCTTTTGGAGCTGTTTTATAAGTCACAGCTCCTCACTCAGACCCTTTTATTTCTGAGTTGACCATTAAAACCACTGCAATACCACAATAATGCTTTCTCTCCCATAGAAGAGCCGACAGTTCTACCCAGCGTTGCAGAGGGGTCACCCCAAAGAGGCATTGCACATAGGATGTGCTACAGTCATGTAGACCAGTTAATCCAATATATTAGAGAAAACCTCAAACCTTGGCTTCTCATGTtaaacatgaagaaacagaagctcaCAAGTGCTCCGTCATTTGTGCTAGAGCAGGTCTACTGAGGAGCCAAAGACCCACTATGAAATCCTGATCATCCTCGCTCTCCCTAGGACACTCATGAAAAATAGAGATGTCACACCTTTCTCTAAGATATCTGCCTTGTAACAGAGCTTGGGTAGGGGGCTGTCCCTGGGCTTCACATGTTGCATCTGTGACTATTACCCTGTTGCTGCTAGTCTGAAGCTGTCCTCATGCAGTTATCAGAGGACATTAACTATGGGCActgaaaatacttggaaaaaagaGATCTGTTTTTAGAGATATTAGTACTATTGGCTGCAGAATCTCAAGCTTGGcagaaatgtcaaaaattaaCTGGTTTGCCTCTTTCCCCTCGGTTGTATGAATGTCTATGAAATGCAATTTTCCCATTTCTGCTTTGAACACCTTGAGCTATGTGAGTGCATGGCTCCCATTCCTTTGTGAAACAGCCTTGATTGCTGGAAAGTTTTCCCTTACATTGAACAGAACTTCCTTCTTCTAATGTTGTCCCCATACCTTACCTCCTACTGCCCCCCACTGGCCTAAACTCCCAGGACATGCCTGCTCCCTTCCCCTATAAAAGCCCTTCAGAGACATGGGAGCTGTGAGCTGGTCCCTACTCACAactatcttttctcttctcccacctACTTGGAGAAGTTTTGGCTACAGAGAGAGCTCAGTATACATCCAGTATGAGGATGAGGCCATGGTGGGGTCAGGAGCTTACCTAGACAGGAGGTTTCATGGCAGGGAGGATGCTGGAAGTCTCCTGGCTTTGGAGGTGATAGCTTCAACTGCCCACCTTGACCATCCCCTGTCTAGCTCTATCTGTTGAGGCTGTGCCTGGAAATGTGCAGCAAATTCTGTTTAGCTATCTTGGAGCTAAGCAGTCCCTTCAAATTTCACAGAAGGTAAAGAAAATTCGGGGTTGGCCATAGCCAAAGGGGCTCTAGCTGCTCTCTTTGCTGGCCTTCTCCATGCCTGGTGAGATAACAGCAGGAAGGACACCTCAAGTTGCTGCTTCCCAGTGGCCCTGCAGTCATGCCCAACCTGCGTGATTGGGGCAGACacactctgctctctgccccttgccctctctctATAGGTTCCGTCAAAGAACCACGGAGGAATTTAGAGTTCTGGTTGTTTGGGGGCAGTTTTAATCCCAGAAGCAATTTAAAGTTTGGTGGAGGCCTCACAGGAGTTTAGAGCCTGTGTCCCATGAACTCAATTATATACATTGTAGACAACACTATGTAAATCTTAACTCTCACTACAAAGAAATGTTCC carries:
- the LOC122204907 gene encoding olfactory receptor 13C7-like — translated: MEVGNQSVVVGFVLLGLSDQPKLEKTFFVFILLMYLVILLGNGVLILVTILDSRLHTPMYFFLGNLSFLDICYTTSSIPLVLDGFLTPRKTISFSGCAMQMFLSFAMGATECVLLGMMAFDRYVAICNPLRYPVVMSKAVYVPMAISSWVAGGANSLVQISLAVQLPFCGDNVINHFTCEILAVLKLACADISINVISMGVANVIFLGVPVLFISVSYVFIIATILRIPSAEGRKKAFSTCSAHLTVVVIFYGTILFMYAKPKSKDPLGADKQDLSDKLISLFYGVLTPMLNPIIYSLRNKHVKVAVKTLVSQKCFA